A portion of the Verrucomicrobiota bacterium genome contains these proteins:
- a CDS encoding MBOAT family protein, protein MQTLVHGASRSATQRTAITVSIVINLAALGFFKYFNLGVDTYNGFVHALGLTSMQWNTSLQVVLPLGISFYTFQALSYTIDVYRGDAEAMVNFIDFSCFVSMFPHLVAGPILKFSFLGAQLRSRTLALDGFARGVAFFVLGLSRKILLANPCGKIADTAFDAGSICTVDAWFGSIAYAFQIYFDFSGYSDMAIGLGMMLGFIFAKNFDSPYRAESITDFWRRWHISLSTWLREYLYIPLGGNRRGTVRTYFNLMATMLLGGLWHGASWNFVIWGSIHGGMLAFKRSQGQTSFYRRLPKPLRIGLTFLIVVLGWVFFRAPDLRHATNYLTSMFGGAHIFPVATLVSGIIYKPYYLLSFFIAAVVVWTGMQTWHWTQVMTLPKASICFGLGWLALAMLAAQQSNPFIYFIF, encoded by the coding sequence GTGCAAACGCTCGTGCACGGCGCATCGAGGAGCGCCACGCAACGAACGGCCATCACCGTATCAATTGTCATCAACCTGGCGGCGCTCGGTTTTTTCAAATACTTCAACCTCGGCGTCGACACGTACAACGGGTTTGTCCACGCCTTGGGACTGACGTCAATGCAGTGGAACACCTCACTCCAGGTTGTGCTCCCGCTTGGTATCAGCTTTTACACGTTTCAGGCGCTCAGCTATACCATCGACGTCTATCGCGGCGATGCGGAAGCGATGGTGAACTTCATCGACTTTTCCTGTTTCGTTTCCATGTTCCCGCATCTCGTGGCGGGGCCGATCCTCAAGTTTTCGTTTCTCGGGGCGCAACTCCGGTCCCGCACGTTAGCCCTGGACGGCTTCGCACGCGGCGTGGCCTTCTTCGTCCTTGGCCTGTCCAGGAAAATCCTGCTTGCGAATCCGTGCGGCAAGATCGCCGACACGGCGTTTGACGCAGGTTCGATCTGCACCGTCGATGCGTGGTTCGGCTCGATCGCTTATGCCTTCCAGATCTACTTCGATTTCAGCGGTTATTCCGACATGGCCATCGGGCTGGGAATGATGCTCGGATTTATTTTTGCCAAGAACTTCGATTCGCCGTACCGGGCAGAATCCATCACCGACTTTTGGCGCCGCTGGCATATTTCGCTTTCCACGTGGCTGCGGGAATACCTTTACATCCCGCTGGGCGGGAACCGGCGCGGCACCGTTAGGACTTACTTCAACCTCATGGCCACCATGTTACTCGGCGGTTTGTGGCACGGCGCCTCATGGAACTTTGTCATCTGGGGCAGCATCCACGGCGGCATGCTCGCGTTCAAACGGAGCCAGGGACAAACGAGCTTCTACCGCAGATTGCCAAAGCCGCTGCGGATCGGGTTGACATTCCTCATCGTGGTCCTGGGTTGGGTGTTTTTCCGCGCCCCGGATCTGCGCCACGCCACCAACTATCTCACAAGCATGTTTGGTGGTGCACATATTTTTCCCGTTGCGACCCTGGTATCCGGCATCATTTATAAGCCCTACTACCTGTTGTCGTTTTTTATCGCCGCCGTGGTGGTCTGGACAGGAATGCAAACGTGGCATTGGACGCAGGTCATGACCTTGCCCAAAGCGAGCATCTGTTTTGGCCTTGGCTGGCTGGCTCTGGCGATGCTGGCAGCCCAACAATCCAATCCATTCATCTATTTTATTTTCTGA